One Luteolibacter yonseiensis genomic window carries:
- the modB gene encoding molybdate ABC transporter permease subunit yields the protein MTAEEIQIVLFSVAMALLGTLLILPPGVALAWLLARKQWPGKSLVETFVALPLVLPPVVTGLVLLRLFGRRGPVGSWLDQTFQTDIVFTWKAVVIALSVMAIPLLVKNARAAIEEVSPELEQMARTLGAPEWRVFFFITLPLARRGILAGMLLAFARALGEFGATIMVAGNIPGATTTLSVSIYQHVQLGQDDTVWKLAAISAAIAFSVLFISEMLVKKKK from the coding sequence ATGACCGCCGAAGAAATCCAGATCGTCCTCTTTTCCGTGGCGATGGCGTTGCTCGGCACCCTGCTGATCCTGCCGCCGGGTGTGGCCCTCGCATGGCTTCTGGCGAGGAAGCAGTGGCCGGGGAAAAGCCTCGTCGAGACATTCGTCGCCCTGCCGCTGGTGCTTCCCCCCGTGGTCACCGGACTCGTCCTGCTACGCCTCTTCGGCAGGCGGGGACCCGTCGGAAGCTGGCTGGACCAGACATTCCAGACAGACATCGTTTTCACCTGGAAGGCCGTGGTCATCGCGCTGTCCGTGATGGCGATCCCACTGCTGGTGAAAAACGCACGCGCAGCCATCGAGGAGGTCAGCCCCGAGTTGGAACAAATGGCCCGCACCCTCGGCGCGCCGGAGTGGCGGGTGTTTTTCTTCATCACCCTGCCGCTCGCCAGACGCGGCATCCTCGCCGGCATGTTGCTCGCCTTCGCCCGCGCGCTCGGCGAATTCGGAGCCACCATCATGGTGGCCGGAAACATTCCCGGAGCCACCACCACACTCTCCGTCTCCATCTACCAGCACGTGCAGCTCGGACAGGACGACACCGTCTGGAAGCTCGCCGCCA